A single genomic interval of Balaenoptera musculus isolate JJ_BM4_2016_0621 chromosome 14, mBalMus1.pri.v3, whole genome shotgun sequence harbors:
- the PRR14L gene encoding protein PRR14L isoform X4: protein MQASKEHLCMDLREDGLRNKGNVQITAETLLKSTEEVQGMKVSGTKTDNNEGHENGHVSKGLSAGCSGYPEIDKIMSSGEVSETSTLVSLEPLNSVDPGLIEATKEKECEELKTCPPWLSLLPGKSAISKVDNGKEELCTLNLVCEADDNRQQVPGHHSERHSSAHGSPKAMRKVVIVEPLEENSEVSHITSCLSGPEFRTTSSKKCGFDGDSLPKGSAKKTDNSCFDGDDQSKNLASREENEQPLNPRSEREELFLVNARQAEEDASGHYSGKKEALDFSKENIHDHYCPQGSIHTDCSSSLMPNSFTKATEIMFKKNDLKITLDIQDNLANHEDRRGTFANISHPGTPSEENHFSSSMQIEEPEQTTTIEPGMLSEKIYSKDSNSLVSTQRNLEDSTQLNEASHDGFLIERKSPVSLTPEDQISSINEVLKPKKDIAPLLPALEFDDRPESEIDVQNSQDDGPHLDKQSAAWEVNELPYANELLVNKIGSECVLNQVFLNCQNHAKLPTDKEMPVAASEGSQWSQHPPSEDGADVTAGTQTVPVKTKMKDISPPGDKTCGASSNNPTLNSKSESLERKTETADSGAEGLHSRLLSNQKEDAGLPQEVSAVECQSIQSRDLSSCPCVRKNVPEESACSAHAALEPSETILGVENCLITKYENAFQHSDHRPQGREASVESCIHKVSCTSAESEPGGGETEGSLPGGKIRNEMMAGMLNSEAPNRTIHTTCHIHPSEEGLEEKEQDTPKETVFCKHNICDCAAQELDQPANIPSPEKLLDQFPTVTFSGVRNMNQAAETPEQKADEALSCQSNPNRSDERRSEDNPAKETLGSDQREMVAEPNGEVSHSLKDLPVGSGHNSSSSGGSLKKGAFERISGCEEPIDGMADMISTGYSDKGTEGVVDIRASSTLDGRARQDGPVLQETSRSVLSQRGEPIAAFMGRIDQDSDSQDATSSTADFLEIKKSYEEKVCRLLKDCEMEVCPDSCAPETGSVADHKPNVRVLDRINVSLNYIHLEQQAKEASLRETQGMIEGSRLEINSEHDKGNAIGISSEELTSSGHQEENSVPPGRLKPTEITPLHPLSQEKSETIMNSEETDPKNLFKPKDGEMPCENVKDCMVLPEMKGRAPRDKSNPSEESSTALIAESLPLTMETETEVKREETAEHQRGPRGQFPAVEESEEMTVREGVHGDNMSRVSQTHLKPPRMPRDAEDQQSQKALDYKEEEQMHQKEAHAALERCTSSNMLSDEVQSKSQPKDRKAEPTVVKEITLAKPATGDTAAGFQKLKDPKEESLCRPSKKDIESCAGPCLHDAPRKAQDPNSAGRDELHGAFGNTSHQKGVLPLKKQPHRMCKKVSCQELVNTGRKISKIRSSAFLKSSSETIPTNAHRFLSSHAVSAPTQPEPETAPARSLVSHVPKQKATPGQPSGSLNVRKPTKESALLSKLSILASRLAPATKTQKLRYRRCSSDLLPVAKSYKRLRYKRLLDGFSYSTMQLNPWLARSNWDRRPNSKPLTLYSLEAIKMSFIDLSDKMPSLLFGSEVFPVSFHVKSGSECGTESPRTFPEHCAPARLALGEARRCPSSPPKWTFSFFLAHDCPGVATFREDPGLYCQAGAQPPLQPPVPLQDHGATAIVQTRAGCSVLGLHTLLALCSPGCYRIWTKKRSCSSHMPTMQRLFLTQFTQGLKGLRSPTSIADKVFCSLPYSVGRVLSIWSQHGPSACPFEISALHSSHSKRQPRLGTMSSHTALPSVPLPGLEAAYSTSGSHVRLEPPFPALVPKSRLVTDSAVSKLLLSASEFPVPGFDELDGVTAPCPRPQSSPPEQKETEPEKRPKKVSQIRIRKTIPKPDPNLTPMGLPRPKRLKKKEFSLEEIYTNKNYKSPPANRCLETIFEEPKERNGTLISISQQKRKRVLEFQDFTVPRKRRARETDGTGDLLCQGRGGAGAVVRLLRSDSGGGVSTLDFPGLLGRGCLILPYRPNHSKCRLWIFTYFKVQPF from the exons CTTGTCTGTGAAGCAGATGACAATCGCCAGCAGGTTCCTGGCCACCATAGTGAGAGACACAGTTCTGCACATGGTAGTCCCAAAGCCATGAGAAAGGTGGTTATTGTAGAACCCTTAGAAGAAAATTCGGAAGTTTCACATATCACATCATGTTTGTCTGGTCCAGAATTCAGAACAACATCCTCAAAAAAGTGTGGTTTTGATGGTGATAGCTTGCCAAAGGGATCTGCTAAAAAGACAGACAATTCCTGTTTTGATGGGGACGATCAAAGCAAGAACTTGGCttctagagaagaaaatgaacagccTTTGAACCCCAGGAGTGAAAGAGAGGAACTCTTTCTTGTTAATGCCAGGCAAGCAGAAGAGGATGCTAGTGGTCactattctggaaaaaaagaggCTCTCgacttctccaaagaaaatatccaCGATCACTACTGCCCTCAAGGCAGTATCCATACAGACTGCTCTAGTTCTTTAATGCCCAATTCTTTTACTAAAGCCAcggaaataatgtttaaaaaaaatgatttaaaaatcactttagacATTCAGGATAACTTGGCAAACCATGAGGACCGTAGAGGAACTTTTGCTAATATAAGCCATCCAGGCACACCCTCTGAAGAGAACCATTTTTCCTCCTCAATGCAGATTGAGGAGCCAGAACAGACAACCACTATAGAGCCCGGTATGTTAAGTGAAAAGATTTACAGTAAAGACTCTAACTCCTTAGTCAGCACCCAGAGAAATCTGGAAGACAGCACCCAGTTAAATGAAGCATCACATGACGGATTTCTGATTGAAAGAAAATCCCCTGTGAGTTTAACGCCAGAGGACCAGATAAGTTCTATAAATGAGGTGTTGAAACCCAAGAAAGACATTGCTCCGTTACTGCCAGCCCTAGAATTTGATGACAGACCTGAGTCAGAAATAGATGTACAGAACTCCCAGGACGACGGTCCCCATTTAGATAAACAGAGCGCTGCATGGGAGGTGAATGAACTTCCTTATGCCAATGAACTACTTGTAAACAAAATAGGAAGTGAATGTGTTTTAAATCAAGTGTTCCTTAATTGTCAAAACCATGCGAAGTTGCCAACTGACAAAGAGATGCCTGTAGCAGCGAGCGAGGGCTCCCAATGGAGCCAGCACCCTCCGTCAGAGGATGGAGCAGATGTCACTGCTGGTACCCAGACTGTTCCtgtaaagacaaaaatgaaagacatcTCTCCACCAGGTGACAAAACCTGTGGTGCCTCTTCAAACAATCCCACCTTAAACAGCAAATCAGAAAGCctagaaagaaaaactgaaacagCTGATTCAGGAGCAGAAGGTCTGCATTCCAGACTTCTCTCAAATCAGAAAGAAGACGCAGGCTTGCCTCAAGAGGTCTCTGCTGTGGAATGTCAAAGCATTCAATCTCGGGATCTCTCTAGCTGCCCTTGTGTAAGAAAAAACGTCCCAGAGGAGAGCGCGTGTTCTGCCCATGCTGCCCTGGAGCCCAGCGAAACCATCCTGGGAGTTGAGAACTGTCTGATAACCAAGTATGAAAATGCATTTCAGCACAGTGATCACCGCCCCCAAGGGAGAGAAGCCTCCGTGGAAAGTTGTATCCATAAAGTGAGTTGTACATCGGCGGAAAGTGAGCCAGGTGGGGGAGAAACTGAAGGCAGCCTTCCAGGAGGTAAGATCAGAAACGAAATGATGGCAGGCATGTTAAATAGTGAAGCTCCAAACAGGACCATCCACACCACCTGTCACATCCATCCCAGCGAGGAAGGgctagaagaaaaagaacaggacaCACCCAAAGAGACTGTGTTTTGCAAACATAACATCTGTGATTGTGCCGCACAGGAATTAGACCAACCTGCAAACATTCCAAGTCCTGAAAAATTGTTGGACCAGTTTCCTACTGTTACGTTCTCCGGTGTTAGAAACATGAACCAAGCAGCTGAAACTCCTGAGCAGAAGGCAGATGAAGCCCTCAGCTGCCAGAGCAACCCAAACAGATCCGATGAACGCAGGAGTGAAGATAACCCAGCTAAGGAGACACTAGGCAGCGACCAGAGAGAGATGGTCGCAGAGCCTAATGGAGAGGTGAGCCACAGCCTGAAGGATCTGCCAGTCGGTTCAGGCCATAACAGCTCATCGTCTGGTGGAAGCCTGAAGAAAGGGGCCTTTGAAAGGATTTCTGGTTGTGAGGAGCCCATAGACGGTATGGCAGACATGATCTCCACAGGCTATAGTGATAAGGGCACAGAAGGCGTTGTGGACATAAGGGCGTCTAGTACTCTTGATGGGCGTGCAAGGCAGGATGGGCCAGTGTTACAGGAAACCTCAAGGAGTGTGCTGTCACAGAGGGGAGAGCCTATTGCTGCATTTATGGGAAGGATCGACCAGGATTCAGATTCCCAAGATGCTACTTCCTCGACAGCAGACTTTCTCGAAATTAAAAAATCCTATGAAGAGAAAGTATGCAGATTGTTAAAAGACTGTGAAATGGAAGTGTGTCCAGACTCTTGTGCCCCTGAGACAGGGTCTGTGGCAGATCATAAACCAAATGTAAGAGTATTGGATAGAATAAATGTGTCTTTAAATTATATTCATCTTGAACAGCAAGCTAAAGAAGCATCTCTGAGAGAAACACAAGGAATGATTGAAGGATCAAGACTAGAAATAAATTCTGAGCACGACAAGggaaatgccattggaatttcctcagaagaactgacatcttctGGACACCAAGAGGAGAACTCTGTTCCCCCGGGAAGGCTGAAACCCACTGAGATAACTCCTTTGCATCCGTTGTCtcaagaaaaatcagaaacaattaTGAATAGTGAGGAAACTGACCCGAAAAACCTTTTTAAACCAAAAGATGGTGAAATGCCCTGTGAGAATGTAAAGGACTGCATGGTCCTGCCTGAGATGAAAGGAAGAGCACCAAGGGATAAGAGTAATCCTAGCGAAGAAAGCAGCACAGCCCTCATTGCGGAAAGTTTGCCTTTGACAATGGAAACAGAAACCgaagtgaaaagagaagaaactgcAGAACACCAGAGGGGACCACGGGGTCAGTTTCCTGCTGTGGAGGAGTCCGAAGAGATGACTGTCAGAGAAGGTGTTCATGGTGATAACATGAGCCGGGTGTCTCAGACCCATCTTAAACCCCCGAGGATGCCGCGTGATGCTGAGGACCAACAGAGCCAGAAGGCTTTGGACTACAAGGAAGAGGAACAGATGCATCAAAAAGAAGCACATGCAGCTTTGGAACGATGCACATCATCTAATATGTTGTCAGATGAGGTGCAAAGTAAGAGCCAACCTAAGGATCGCAAAGCTGAGCCCACCGTGGTGAAAGAAATCACCCTAGCAAAGCCAGCCACAGGCGACACTGCTGCAGGGTTTCAGAAGCTGAAAGACCCAAAGGAGGAAAGCTTGTGTCGCCCATCAAAAAAGGATATTGAGTCATGCGCAGGCCCTTGCCTCCATGATGCCCCCCGGAAAGCACAAGACCCCAACTCCGCTGGGCGTGATGAACTACACGGTGCCTTTGGGAACACTTCACATCAGAAAGGAGTGCTTCCCTTAAAGAAGCAGCCCCACCGAATGTGTAAGAAAGTTTCCTGCCAGGAGCTAGTCAACACGGggaggaaaataagtaaaatcagaagTTCTGCCTTTTTAAAGAGCTCCTCTGAAACCATCCCCACAAACGCACACAGATTTCTCAGTTCACATGCTGTGTCTGCACCCACGCAACCGGAACCTGAAACAGCCCCTGCCAGGAGCCTTGTTAGCCACGTACCAAAGCAGAAGGCCACTCCAGGCCAGCCCTCGGGTAGCCTGAATGTTCGGAAGCCTACCAAAGAATCAGCCTTACTCAGCAAGCTGTCCATCCTTGCCTCCAGACTGGCCCCGGCCACAAAGACCCAGAAGCTACGATATCGGCGGTGTTCCTCTGACCTTCTTCCAGTGGCTAAAAGCTACAAGCGGCTCAGATACAAAAGGCTCCTGGATGGGTTTTCCTACAGCACAATGCAGCTGAATCCATGGTTGGCACGTAGTAATTGGGACAGGAGGCCTAACAGTAAACCCTTGACGCTTTATTCACTCGAAGCCATCAAAATGAGCTTCATAGATTTGAGCGACAAGATGCCATCCCTGTTGTTTGGTTCCGAAGTCTTCCCAGTATCCTTTCACGTGAAGTCAGGCTCCGAGTGCGGGACCGAGTCCCCAAGGACTTTTCCCGAGCACTGTGCACCCGCGAGGCTTGCCTTAGGAGAGGCCCGCCGGTGCCCGTCTTCACCTCCTAAGTggaccttctctttcttcttggccCACGACTGCCCTGGGGTGGCCACGTTCAGGGAAGACCCTGGCCTCTATTGTCAAGCAGGCGCCCAGCCTCCACTGCAGCCTCCAGTTCCTCTCCAAGACCATGGAGCCACCGCCATAGTCCAGACCAGAGCCGGCTGCTCCGTCCTTGGCCTTCACACACTCCTAGCACTTTGTTCCCCGGGATGTTACCGAATCTGGACGAAAAAACGGAGCTGCTCCAGCCACATGCCCACCATGCAGAGGCTCTTCCTGACCCAGTTTACCCAGGGTCTGAAAGGGTTACGGTCTCCCACCTCCATAGCAGACAAGGTCTTCTGTTCTCTGCCCTACTCGGTGGGCCGAGTACTGTCCATTTGGAGCCAGCACGGGCCTTCTGCCTGCCCCTTCGAAATCTCTGCTCTTCATTCCTCTCACAGCAAGCGGCAGCCACGTCTGGGCACCATGAGCAG CCACACTGCGTTACCGTCTGTGCCTCTTCCGGGCCTGGAAGCTGCTTACAGCACCAGCGGCAGTCATGTGAG GCTAGAGCCTCCATTCCCTGCCTTGGTACCAAAGTCTCGCTTGGTAACAGACTCAGCTGTCAGCAAGCTCCTGCTTTCAGCCTCCGAGTTCCCGGTTCCTGGATTTGATGAGCTGGATGGTGTGACAGCCCCATGCCCCCGACCACAGAGCAGCCCCCCAGAACAGAAAGAG ACTGAGCCGGAGAAGAGGCCGAAGAAGGTCTCACAGATTCGCATCCGGAAAACCATTCCTAAGCCGGACCCTAACCTTACCCCCATGGGCCTTCCTCGACCCAAAAG gttAAAGAAAAAGGAGTTTAGTTTAGAAGAAATATATACCAACAAGAATTATAAATCTCCTCCTGCAAACAG GTGTTTAGAGACCATCTTTGAGGAACCTAAGGAACGGAATGGTACGCTCATCTCAATCAGCCAACAGAAGAGGAAGCGAGTTCTGGAGTTTCAGGATTTCACAGTCCCACGGAAGAGGAGGGCTCGCG AAACTGATGGAACTGGAGACCTTCTTTgccaaggaagaggaggagcaggagcGGTCGTCCGGTTGTTGAGAAGCGATTCAGGTGGGGGGGTCTCAACTTTAGACTTTCCCGGCCTCCTTGGAAGAGGTTGCCTAATTTTGCCCTACCGCCCAAACCACTCAAAATGCAGACTATGGATTTTTACCTATTTCAAGGTGCAGCCTTTTTAG